Proteins found in one Oncorhynchus keta strain PuntledgeMale-10-30-2019 chromosome 2, Oket_V2, whole genome shotgun sequence genomic segment:
- the LOC118373559 gene encoding zinc finger BED domain-containing protein 4, translated as MIVSLLQPLSIVEDAGFQAFVDAIKQPGTLIPKEIFSIRKDLLRMYNKTRQKVEQSLDLAHDIVLAAELWVARAEESYLTVTCHVIDREWNLNSYVLETTKVLGEDTSVDIVKQLLGIANNWGIKEKIHTVVTNIDGSMREEISRNGWTHIPCFAHTLNLVFKDTLMEDPVLEAMLRKCQKIVRFFHNDIEAEKKLKEAQLQQQLPHHGLIQSVGDGWFSCFHMLKRLSEQYMAINTVLSQRQEFDLCLNGSDITKASSAVAVLQPFKDVTEEMSQRCKDISNNQQYYLLSNSIPLVKELQTKISKEQRGNDVANHLAKQCKIHFGDLKKSQRLVLTTALDPRFKNLILDVNDSESANHFLTKLLKDLKAISSPLIVSSDVPNLVQLLIQYSEHSSIPEMENPLAWWRFEGSVKFKDLSRVALRNLGVVSTAIPLDRAFHETEKMFYSRRSCLEPENINIILFLNSNYTP; from the coding sequence ATGATTGTCTCCCTCTTGCAACCACTGTCCATTGTAGAAGATGCTGGTTTCCAGGCATTTGTGGATGCCATAAAACAACCTGGCACCCTCATTCCAAAGGAGATATTTTCTATTCGAAAAGACCTTCTCAGAATGTACAATAAGACGAGGCAGAAGGTAGAGCAATCCCTTGACTTGGCTCATGACATTGTCTTAGCAGCTGAACTGTGGGTTGCAAGAGCAGAAGAGTCTTATCTGACAGTGACTTGCCATGTCATCGACAGAGAATGGAACCTCAATTCCTACGTATTGGAAACAACTAAAGTCCTGGGTGAAGATACGTCAGTCGACATAGTAAAACAACTGTTAGGAATTGCAAACAACTGGGGAATAAAAGAAAAGATTCACACCGTGGTGACAAACATAGATGGATCCATGAGAGAAGAGATTTCTAGAAATGGATGGACACACATTCCTTGCTTTGCCCACACTTTAAACCTGGTGTTCAAAGATACATTGATGGAGGATCCTGTTCTTGAGGCAATGCTGAGGAAGTGTCAGAAGATTGTGAGGTTCTTCCACAACGACATAGAAGCTGAGAAAAAGCTAAAAGAGGCTCAACTCCAACAACAGTTGCCTCATCATGGCCTGATCCAGTCTGTTGGTGATGGATGGTTCTCTTGCTTCCACATGCTGAAGAGACTTTCTGAGCAATACATGGCTATCAACACGGTGCTTAGCCAAAGGCAAGAGTTCGACCTCTGTCTTAATGGATCTGACATAACTAAAGCCTCCAGTGCGGTAGCAGTCCTTCAGCCTTTCAAAGATGTGACAGAGGAGATGTCACAGAGATGTAAAGACATCTCTAATAATCAGCAGTACTACCTCCTCTCCAACAGCATTCCTCTGGTCAAAGAACTTCAGACCAAAATCAGCAAAGAACAGAGGGGAAACGATGTAGCTAATCACTTAGCCAAGCAATGCAAAATTCATTTTGGTGATTTGAAGAAGAGCCAACGACTAGTCCTTACCACAGCCCTGGACCCAAGGTTCAAAAACCTCATACTGGATGTCAACGACAGTGAAAGTGCTAATCACTTTCTAACTAAATTGCTTAAAGATCTGAAAGCGATTTCATCTCCACTGATAGTTTCATCCGATGTACCGAACTTAGTTCAACTGCTGATACAGTACAGTGAACACAGCTCAATTCCAGAGATGGAAAACCCACTAGCATGGTGGAGATTTGAAGGATCTGTGAAATTCAAGGATCTGAGCAGGGTAGCCCTTAGAAACCTTGGTGTGGTTTCTACAGCGATCCCCTTGGATAGGGCTTTCCATGAGACAGAAAAAATGTTCTACAGCAGACGAAGTTGCCTGGAACCAGAGAATATCAACATCATACTGTTTCTGAACAGCAACTACACTCCTTAG